The proteins below are encoded in one region of Dioscorea cayenensis subsp. rotundata cultivar TDr96_F1 chromosome 18, TDr96_F1_v2_PseudoChromosome.rev07_lg8_w22 25.fasta, whole genome shotgun sequence:
- the LOC120282624 gene encoding nudix hydrolase 4-like, with product MVGLVSRQGRQLQRYNSNGYRLVVGCIPYRLKKEEGKISDDEVLEILVITSQKGHGMMFPKGGWEIDESMKQAAFREAMEEAGVIGTIECDLGKWLYRSKRNNNFHEGFMFGLNVTKELLQWPEMDTRKRKWVTVEEVRAGCQHQWMTEALERLVASLPVQVDIKVLKSFRKIDHVSM from the exons atggttGGTTTGGTGTCTCGCCAAGGAAGACAACTACAAAGATACAACTCCAATGGCTATCGTCTCGTTGTTGG ATGTATTCCTTACAGACTTAAGAAGGAAGAAGGAAAGATCTCTGATGATGAAGTGTTGGAAATTTTAGTGATCACCTCTCAAAAGGGCCATGGAATGATGTTCCCAAag GGAGGATGGGAGATTGATGAGAGTATGAAACAAGCTGCATTCAGGGAGGCAATGGAGGAAGCTGGTGTAATTGGAACTATTGAG TGTGATCTTGGTAAATGGCTTTAtagaagtaaaagaaataacaatttTCACGAGGGATTTATGTTTGGTTTGAATGTAACAAAAGAACTATTACAATGGCCTGAAATGGACACTCGCAAGAGGAAATGG GTAACAGTTGAAGAAGTGAGGGCAGGGTGCCAACATCAATGGATGACAGAAGCATTGGAGAGATTGGTTGCAAGTCTACCAGTTCAAGTAGATATCAAAGTCCTTAAATCATTTAGAAAAATAGATCATGTTTCAATGTAA